The following is a genomic window from Calypte anna isolate BGI_N300 chromosome 7, bCalAnn1_v1.p, whole genome shotgun sequence.
CTCACTTTGAGCTGTAACTCAGCTATGCAGTCCAGAGGAGGAGTACAGGAAGTCACTAAAATAACACAAATTTCCAAAAGATTAGActactataaaaaaaattaaattaactgtTTTCTATGCTTATGAAATACAAGTGCAGTTTGTTACCTTTTATGTTTTAGCTTCTTCCAGTATTATTTTTGAGTAAtctattaaataattttcttccagcaaagacaaaccccaaacctatttttttctgccctccAGGCTTCTCAAACAGGTTGAGATGTGCCTGTCAGCACAAACACTTTCTAGCATAAAGGGAAGAAGCAACATATTACAAACTGAAGCATTTATTTATCCCTGTTATCTCTTTCCTGCTTTGTTCCATACAAATTAAACAGCAACTCCACAAATGGAGGGGAGTAAATATAAGGAGCTGTATTTTCATATAAGTGAACAAGAGAAactttattaaataatattacCATTGCAAGGTTTTTCACTCAGAAATTGCAAGATAAAGGTTACAACTAAACTTGACTCGCCTCCTTTTCTCAAATATTGGCATCAGATTGTGTCCTCCTAAGTATTTAAAATTCACATACCTTCATAATCTCCCTGTTCATTTATGGAAAGGGTGAACATAAATGGCTTGTCAGGATCTTTGTGGTCAATATGTCTGAATACAAACTGTAATTGTTCAtctaaaacaaacagaagaagcACCATTAACCTCTGCTGGAGAATCATgattattaaaaagcaaattattaagATACAGTTTCATTTAATATTCTTAGAATAATTACAAATTAAGCTAATCTGCTCTCTTTGAAGACACGGGCATTTTAGCATACCATATTTTGCCATGTGAGACACAATGGTAATACCTGGGCTGGGAAAATTCTTTAGCTGTCCAAGCTGGATTGTGCAGTGAAGAACATTTCAACATTAACCACTCCATATGTTTAACCATATACTGCACATGGAAAGACAGAAACTTACTATGAATCCTGCGTATCTCCAGTCCAATCCGCTCCTCAAACAACACTTTGGATTTGCAGAGTCGTTCCATTCTCTCCTTAGCAACTTGGTTCTTGGAAGCTATGACTAGAATTTAAAAAGCCACCATAAATATGAAAGCAAAGGTGAAACAAGCACCTAAGAAATACTTAGATCAGTAGAAAAGAGCATTGAGACCAAGtgttgaaaaaaatccctttctaATTAGGAAAATCTGCTTATCCTTTActtactttcctttttcttcatcagcTCTTCTTTAAGCTCTTGGATACTGTCAAGCAAAAGCTTCCTTTGCTCCTCTTCTTGATTCACgttagcttttatttttgtaaaatgctCTTGATTTTCTGATACGCGTTGGCTCTGCCGGAGGATCTCTGAAAGGAGCCAAGCAAATTTGAACATGTACAGTTGATGTCCCTGATGTTTAGTAATTATCTATACTGTTTGTGATGACTCATTTGAATAAAATCCAGTGAAATGTGTGCTATGTCACCTGAAGAGTCAGCATGACTATATTAAAAGCATCAAATAAAAGCTTAAAGTGAAAATTATTCAAAAGACAAGTTACTAAGTAGGGAGCTCCTCTGATGCTTCATTTAGATGCCATTTGTTTCTACTGCCACCACTTCATAAATCTGCAAAGCATGAGGATGGTGGATCCTGTCTACTAACAAATAATTGATAAAAAGCAAGGAATGGAAACATTGACCAAAAGTAGAATTGCAGTTATTTTTACCTAATATTCTGAAGCTTAACTACAAAATTCAGAGTAGTTAATCCTGAAATGATAGGCTGTGTTCTATAACTAATACGGAAGTGGCATAAATAACATCACAATATTTAAGTTCACTAAGCAGTTTCATTCACTTTTCCTGTTGTAGTCAGGAAGTTCTGGTTACTACGTTGTTTGAAATACCAAAGCACCAAAATCACTACATAGAAAACTTTTACCTGATCTTCATCTTTTTGCATCATCAACTTTTTCAACAAATTGCTTTTGATCTGCAATTTACATACCCTAACCAACCAAATGCATTTGGTTTTGTCTTCATTGTGAGGTATTTGCCTTCTAAAATGGGAAATTAAACATATTATTCAGCTGTACTAACTTTAGAAATGTTAGACAATAAATACCATACTGTACCATTGTTATACTCCTGAATCTTATTAATCATCAGGTCCCCTTCTTTCAGCTTCTTGGACCATTTCTCTGTAAATGTAAAGTTATTTCAGTTATCTGTAGAAATCTGaagattattttggaaaaagcaGGGGTAACAGGGACACAGAACCTATTTACCTGAAAGCGCATTTATGGACTCCTTGCACGAATCTCTCAGCACTAAAATCTGATTAATCTGTTCAGGGccataaatgcttttaaatttggTCCAAAactctttcatttctctttcaaagagGCTGATTTCATCTTCTGCCTTTATATTCGCCATAGTGCTGCAGCAAAGACGCAAGCGAGCAACTGCAGTGTCAAAACACACAAGACAATAGCAGCAGATTTAACTCAGAATTACCGGATAAACCTTCAGAGCTGTTTTTATCCCCTTGGCTTCCTATTCCAACCTCTTCCCCGATCAGTTCCGTTCCTATCCCTACAACGGGCACCGACGGCAGGAGCTGCGCTTGTTTCGCTACCCTGCCCGAGGTGCGCTACCCGCCCCAGGAGGCGGCCCCGCACCGCACCGTGCCCGGCGCCTCCACCCACCCGAGGCTCCGCGCCCTCCTACCCCGGGGCGCTCCCACCCCTTCGCCGGGCCCTCTCCTCTACGTTCGCAGCCCGAATTGAGAGGCGGTCGGACACCTTTCCCCCACCTCCTCTCGACGAGGTGGTGCCGATGCGGGAAGCAGCGCGGTGCTGCCCGCCGAGCAGCGCAGGACAGAGCGAACGGCGAAACACCGGACACGCCCGCAGCTTTCAAACTGCTACCGCCTTCCCGCCGCCCCAAGAGCTGCTCTCTCATTGGGCACCGCCGCTCGCCCGCCTCCCAAGAACCGCACCTCTGATTGGCTCGGTCACTCTTCCTGCTGTGACCGGGGACCTAGggcctgctgggagctgctggcgCTGTTGCTGTGGTAACGATGCCCCCGGGGTGGAGCTGCTGTGACGGGCAGGACAGGGCCGGGACGGGAAGGGCAGGGCTGCGGTCCCAGGACGCCCCTCGGGGTTTGCGGAGGTGGCGTGGGACGGTCGGGGTCGGTGCTTGGAGGATAGGGGAGCTGTGGGTCTGTCTGCTTGCCCGGGAAATGCTTGTGGCGGTCAGATCGTTTTTCCGACGCCCAGCGAGGGCGCAGCTGCCGGGCTGTCCGCAGCGCCGGGGACCGTGGCCGGTGGGCCGGAGGGAAGATACCGGAGCGTGGTGTGCGCTTCACCGTGCCGTGGTGTGCGCTTCACTGTGCCGTGCGGGGTGAAACAGGCTCGGGAGCGGGCGGGCCCCTCTACGCGCCTCTGAAGCGAGAACATTTTTGCTGTGACGATTTGAGGCACAAAACGTGCTTGGGGGAGTCACTCCTAAGTTTTGTGACGGTCCTGAATTGCCTTTTAAATCCGCAAGTCTGAATTACGAGTTTGGAGTTGCCTTTAAGGTAACGTTTTATGACAGAAGAATGATAGCGAGGGGTAATTAAAGTCGTTCTCAGTATGAACAAAAGTCCAGCAGCCCTGTCTATGCCCTGCCAAGCCGCTGTCAGCATTCATGTCCTCCTCACCACACGGCTCCAGCTGAGGACGTTCCCTTCTGGCGCTGGGTGAGCACCAGGATGTGATCCCAGACACCGGCCTGCGGTTTCTCACCATAGCTAATGAATTGCGCCCAGCTTTAATTCTGTATTGTTTAGATTATCTCAGAATAATGTAAACTTAGTAAAGGTTTTGAGGATTGCTGTTGGAAACCATTattctcccctcccccctcacCCGCCCCCTAAGCCTGACCCAAAGAAaaggctgagctgggagcaCCAACTTTTCATTGCATTATTCATGTATAAGCTGTTCCTGCTGGTGGCCAGCACTTCTAACCAACTGCATTTCTGTCTCATTTGACTCAGACACCTGTTCTGAACTTTCCTCAACATTGGTCTGAAAACTGTTAGACCGCTGTTTCTTACCTGCTTCAAACTTAAATATACTGAGCTTGGACTGGTTCAAGGAAGATTATATCGCCACGTATAAATTGGGGTGTTATGGAACCTACAtcttaacacttttttttaaccagGACCATTTCTCTTGTTATCCCAGTCAGACTTTAAACATAGCTTAGTGAATGCTGCCAGTATAAAGTTTAAATGTTGCCGATAAAATCACTACCTTTTATTATTTGAGCTCATAATTTTCTGAATACAGAATTTTCTCAGCCCTTGGAGTTTAGTAAATAAAAGTTCAACTAATTTAAAGAAATCCTGAATTCTAATCTGTGATCACTTGTTGTGTTCTTCAGTCTGTTCTCTTCTGAGTCATTTTATTAACGTAGATGTTTAAATGAAGCGTGCtgatttttgcagtttctgtcCAAACTGACAGCTCTTACCAACCACAAACAGAAATGTGGCCTCCTgaccaaaaccagcacaagtCATATGCTTCTTAAATCCTCTGTTAAGTCTGAGTCAAGAGGCTCCATAATCATTAATGCTGGCACATAACCTTACTTTAACTCTAGCCCAGACACTTTGAAAAGTCTTCCTGTAAATCTCTTTCATATCGAGCCACAGGGTAGTCATGGATCAAATAAAGTTTAAACAGCAATTTGCCCTATTCCCTGTTTCTAGCACTGTGAGCTTTGCTGGAGGCAATGTCACTGAACCATGTACCTCTTTTCTGCATTTGCCAGCTCTTCATTGGTGTCTTTGTAACCTAAGGGTACCTGGTTAAAATTAAGGTTCCAGGAcatacagcagcagcagcagggtagCTGTTAACCTGCAATCAAACTGCAGGGCAGGCTGTTGCCAGCAAAGAGCTGTTGCTGTGTTGTGTTGGTAGTCCAGAGTCCACACTGCTATTCCGGTGCTGGGTTAAGGGGTAGTTGAGAGCTATAGTTCAGGGTTGGAGAGTTCCTGCATCTTA
Proteins encoded in this region:
- the SPC25 gene encoding kinetochore protein Spc25 yields the protein MANIKAEDEISLFEREMKEFWTKFKSIYGPEQINQILVLRDSCKESINALSEKWSKKLKEGDLMINKIQEYNNEILRQSQRVSENQEHFTKIKANVNQEEEQRKLLLDSIQELKEELMKKKEIIASKNQVAKERMERLCKSKVLFEERIGLEIRRIHNEQLQFVFRHIDHKDPDKPFMFTLSINEQGDYEVTSCTPPLDCIAELQLKVRETNNFSAFVANIRKAFTALSYK